From the genome of Thioflexithrix psekupsensis, one region includes:
- a CDS encoding acetate/propionate family kinase, whose protein sequence is MSDAILVINAGSSSVKFSLFSSELDLVYRGAITGIGTEAQFSVKNAQGETLTVNPLGDADHQRSFSVLLDWLAQQEDDLDVVAVGHRVVHGGVTFKAPVLVDDAVFAQLSALIPLAPLHQPHNLSPIRVLRQLKGDLPQVACFDTAFHSEQPDVAAAFALPRHWSAQGIRRYGFHGLSYEYIAQRLPQVLGDMPARVVVAHLGNGSSMAALLNGKGVASTMGFTALDGLPMGTRSGTIDVGVVLHWLDQGLSTKEIHHILYHESGLLGVSGISSDMSVLLHSEAVEAKQAIDLFAYRISRELGSLAAALGGLDALVFTAGIGEHAAEVRAQVCQQAAWLGIELDETANQRHASCITQNHSPTSAWVIPTNEELMIAQHTLGVLKH, encoded by the coding sequence ATGAGTGACGCAATTTTAGTGATTAACGCGGGTTCATCTAGCGTTAAATTTTCCTTATTTTCTAGCGAATTAGACTTAGTTTATCGCGGTGCTATTACGGGAATTGGCACAGAAGCCCAATTTTCAGTCAAAAATGCCCAAGGTGAAACGTTGACTGTGAATCCTTTAGGCGATGCGGATCATCAGCGGTCATTTTCCGTGTTATTAGACTGGTTGGCGCAGCAAGAAGATGATTTAGATGTGGTTGCTGTGGGACATCGTGTTGTACATGGTGGCGTGACGTTTAAAGCTCCCGTACTCGTTGATGATGCGGTTTTTGCGCAATTATCGGCGTTAATTCCCCTCGCGCCTTTGCATCAGCCACATAATTTATCGCCAATTCGGGTATTAAGACAGTTAAAAGGCGATTTGCCGCAAGTGGCTTGTTTTGATACCGCATTTCACAGTGAACAACCCGATGTGGCGGCGGCTTTTGCGTTGCCGCGTCATTGGAGTGCGCAAGGGATTCGTCGCTATGGCTTTCATGGGCTTTCTTACGAATACATTGCACAGCGTTTACCGCAAGTATTAGGCGACATGCCTGCGCGTGTGGTTGTGGCGCATTTGGGTAATGGATCGAGTATGGCTGCATTACTGAATGGCAAAGGCGTGGCTTCTACGATGGGATTTACCGCGTTAGATGGATTACCGATGGGAACAAGAAGTGGTACAATTGATGTTGGCGTTGTTTTACATTGGCTAGATCAAGGTTTATCAACCAAAGAGATTCATCACATTTTGTATCATGAATCAGGCTTATTGGGCGTGTCGGGAATCAGCAGCGACATGTCAGTTTTACTGCACAGCGAAGCCGTAGAAGCAAAACAAGCCATTGATTTATTTGCTTATCGCATTAGCAGAGAACTTGGATCATTGGCGGCGGCTTTGGGAGGCTTAGACGCTCTTGTATTCACCGCAGGCATCGGAGAACATGCCGCCGAGGTTCGCGCTCAAGTTTGTCAGCAAGCAGCTTGGCTAGGCATTGAACTAGACGAGACCGCGAATCAACGCCATGCCTCTTGTATCACTCAAAACCACAGTCCAACCAGCGCATGGGTCATTCCCACCAATGAAGAATTGATGATCGCACAGCATACGTTGGGAGTATTGAAACATTAG